A stretch of Myxococcus hansupus DNA encodes these proteins:
- a CDS encoding ABC transporter ATP-binding protein, whose protein sequence is MSAASGSAGKLIQVEDITRVFHVGGEEVRALRGVSFGIGRGEWVAIIGQSGSGKSTMMNVLGCLDTPSSGRYMLNGKDVSRMSDDELAVIRNVEIGFIFQTFQLLPKETALANVELPLVYRGMGARERRERARAALDKVQLTHRMHHRPNELSGGQRQRVAIARALVSEPSMLLADEPTGNLDSATGEEIVRLFEQLHQAGHTLVLVTHEPKLAARCPRAIRLSDGQIVADGNGREVAMGTASDVLNVGGA, encoded by the coding sequence GTGAGTGCAGCCAGCGGCAGCGCGGGAAAGCTCATCCAGGTGGAGGACATCACCCGCGTCTTCCACGTGGGTGGCGAGGAGGTCCGCGCCCTGCGCGGGGTCTCCTTCGGCATCGGCCGGGGTGAATGGGTGGCCATCATTGGCCAGTCGGGTTCCGGCAAGAGCACGATGATGAACGTGCTCGGCTGCCTGGATACGCCCTCCAGCGGTCGGTACATGCTGAACGGCAAGGACGTGTCGCGGATGAGCGATGACGAACTCGCCGTCATCCGCAACGTGGAGATTGGCTTCATCTTCCAGACGTTCCAGCTCCTGCCCAAGGAGACGGCGCTGGCCAACGTGGAGCTGCCGCTGGTGTACCGTGGGATGGGGGCTCGGGAGCGGCGCGAGCGGGCGAGGGCGGCGCTGGACAAGGTGCAGCTCACCCACCGCATGCACCACCGGCCCAACGAGCTGTCCGGTGGTCAGCGCCAGCGCGTGGCCATTGCCCGCGCGCTGGTGTCCGAGCCCTCCATGCTGCTGGCCGACGAGCCCACGGGCAACCTGGACTCGGCCACCGGTGAGGAGATTGTCCGCCTGTTCGAGCAGCTCCATCAGGCGGGCCACACGCTGGTGCTCGTCACCCACGAGCCCAAGCTCGCGGCCCGGTGTCCCCGGGCCATCCGGCTGAGCGACGGTCAGATTGTCGCCGACGGCAATGGACGCGAGGTGGCCATGGGGACGGCGTCCGACGTGCTCAATGTGGGTGGCGCATGA
- a CDS encoding ABC transporter permease, whose product MSGPSAFRVDVLEGARIAVFSLKANRLRTVLTTLGIGIGVATLLAIVGIIQGLNTSFHQQLATFGANTMYVSKFPWMIKGDWWRYRNRKNFTLDQVQRLRTLAPFVTSMSPSVQRLADVAHGGEQMSTVRIQGVTHEYLNISGYEVTGGRFLTEADDTTTRPVAVLGADVVDGLFPGVNPVGQTIRIENRTFQVVGTLSRKGKMVGESLDLIVFIPFKTFYSSFGNRRGFEIAMAVEDASQVRAAEDQLVGILRRVRSTPPGVDDDFSINRPEAMAQTYEQLTGALYGVAVGVGLITLLVGGIGIMNIMLVSVRERTREIGVRRALGARKRTIVFQFLMEASSVSAVGGLLGTTVGLGTAKVVSLVTPLAADVQPMTVVAGVGFAALVGLLFGIWPAARAANLDPVEALRYE is encoded by the coding sequence ATGAGCGGTCCGTCCGCCTTCCGAGTGGATGTCTTGGAGGGCGCACGCATCGCCGTCTTTTCGCTGAAGGCGAACCGCCTTCGCACCGTGCTGACCACGCTGGGCATTGGCATTGGCGTGGCCACGCTGCTGGCCATCGTGGGCATCATCCAGGGACTCAACACGTCCTTCCACCAGCAGCTCGCCACCTTCGGCGCCAACACGATGTACGTCTCCAAGTTCCCCTGGATGATCAAGGGCGACTGGTGGCGCTACCGGAACCGGAAGAACTTCACCCTGGACCAGGTGCAGCGCCTGCGCACGCTGGCGCCGTTCGTGACGTCCATGTCGCCGTCGGTGCAGCGCCTGGCCGACGTGGCGCACGGCGGCGAGCAGATGTCCACCGTGCGCATCCAGGGCGTGACGCACGAGTACCTCAACATCTCCGGCTACGAAGTCACCGGCGGGCGCTTCCTCACCGAGGCGGACGACACGACGACGCGGCCGGTGGCGGTGCTGGGCGCGGACGTGGTGGACGGGCTGTTCCCCGGCGTCAATCCGGTGGGGCAGACCATCCGCATCGAGAACCGCACCTTCCAGGTGGTGGGGACGCTCAGCCGCAAGGGGAAGATGGTGGGCGAAAGCCTGGACCTCATCGTCTTCATCCCGTTCAAGACGTTCTATTCGAGCTTCGGCAACCGGCGAGGCTTCGAGATCGCCATGGCGGTGGAGGACGCCTCCCAGGTGCGGGCCGCGGAGGACCAGCTCGTGGGCATCCTGCGCCGCGTGCGCTCCACGCCGCCGGGCGTGGACGACGACTTCTCCATCAACCGGCCGGAGGCCATGGCGCAGACGTATGAGCAGCTCACGGGCGCGCTGTATGGCGTGGCCGTGGGCGTGGGGCTCATCACGCTGTTGGTGGGCGGCATCGGCATCATGAACATCATGCTGGTGTCGGTGCGCGAGCGGACGCGGGAGATTGGCGTGCGGCGGGCCCTGGGGGCCCGGAAGCGGACCATCGTCTTCCAGTTCCTGATGGAAGCCTCCAGCGTGTCCGCGGTGGGAGGCCTGCTGGGAACCACGGTGGGGTTGGGCACGGCGAAGGTGGTGTCGCTCGTCACGCCGCTGGCGGCGGACGTGCAGCCGATGACGGTGGTGGCGGGGGTGGGCTTCGCCGCGCTGGTGGGCCTGCTGTTCGGCATCTGGCCGGCGGCGCGCGCGGCGAACCTGGACCCCGTGGAAGCCCTTCGTTACGAGTAA
- a CDS encoding ABC transporter permease has translation MRAFLDNLRLALGTFLGNPLRSLLTLLGIVIGVATVITMMGLIEGLRIKVNNDMGRMGAHTFQVTKWPAGGFGRINWAKYAKRQDFEMPDSRAIEESCPSVGTVVPTDDEGGQKLSTPSSETRPSVRVFGTPANYPVVSGVSVQAGRYFNEVEALDGRHVVLLGTDVSDALFPGMNPVGHEVRIKGRPFRVIGLLQKRGSMLGMFSMDNQVMIPLRAFHQLYGKARSLDISVQAKDPDLFKKAQDEVSALMRRRRDVPANMPNDFEIHTNESVTASFNQLSNVITIAGVGVCLLSLVVGGIGILNIMLVSVMERTREIGVRKALGARKRRILGQFATEAILLALMGGAIGVGMGFGLVFLGNWMLGFPMHVPPWVVGLALFMSCGVGLLFGIYPAAQAAKLDPVEAMRAD, from the coding sequence ATGCGCGCGTTCCTGGACAACCTGCGGCTGGCCCTGGGCACCTTCCTGGGCAACCCGCTGCGCTCGCTGTTGACGCTGCTGGGCATCGTCATCGGCGTGGCGACGGTCATCACCATGATGGGGCTCATCGAGGGCCTTCGCATCAAGGTGAACAACGACATGGGGCGCATGGGCGCCCACACCTTCCAGGTGACGAAGTGGCCCGCGGGCGGCTTCGGCCGCATCAACTGGGCCAAGTACGCCAAGCGGCAGGACTTCGAGATGCCGGACTCCCGCGCCATCGAGGAGTCGTGCCCGTCCGTGGGCACGGTGGTGCCCACCGACGACGAGGGCGGCCAGAAGCTGTCGACGCCGAGCTCCGAGACGCGCCCGTCCGTTCGCGTCTTCGGCACGCCCGCCAACTACCCGGTGGTCAGCGGCGTGTCGGTGCAGGCGGGGCGCTACTTCAACGAAGTGGAGGCGCTGGACGGCCGGCACGTGGTGCTGCTGGGCACGGATGTGTCGGACGCGCTGTTCCCCGGCATGAATCCGGTGGGCCACGAGGTGCGCATCAAGGGGCGGCCCTTCCGCGTCATCGGGTTGCTCCAGAAGCGGGGCAGCATGCTGGGCATGTTCAGCATGGACAACCAGGTGATGATTCCGCTGCGCGCCTTCCACCAGCTCTATGGCAAGGCGCGCTCCCTGGACATCAGCGTCCAGGCGAAGGACCCGGACCTGTTCAAGAAGGCGCAGGACGAGGTGTCCGCACTGATGCGTCGCCGCCGCGACGTGCCGGCGAACATGCCCAACGACTTCGAGATTCACACCAACGAGTCCGTGACGGCGTCGTTCAACCAGCTCTCCAACGTCATCACCATCGCGGGCGTGGGCGTGTGCCTGCTGTCCCTGGTGGTGGGCGGCATTGGCATCCTCAACATCATGCTCGTCTCGGTGATGGAGCGGACGCGGGAGATTGGCGTGCGCAAGGCGCTGGGCGCGCGCAAGCGCCGCATCCTGGGCCAGTTCGCCACCGAGGCCATCCTGCTGGCGCTGATGGGCGGCGCCATCGGCGTGGGCATGGGGTTTGGCCTGGTGTTCCTGGGGAACTGGATGCTGGGATTCCCCATGCACGTGCCGCCCTGGGTGGTGGGCCTGGCCTTGTTCATGAGCTGCGGCGTGGGGCTGCTGTTCGGCATCTACCCGGCGGCCCAGGCGGCGAAGCTCGACCCGGTGGAGGCCATGCGGGCGGATTGA
- a CDS encoding cysteine synthase A: protein MAPRIGTLWDSVGNTPLLRIGSLSRQTGCEILAKAEFMNPGGSIKDRAAKGMIQRAEAQGLLEPGGAIFEGTAGNTGIGLGLLGRERGYRVVVTMPDNQAREKYELLEAMGVEVRKVPAVPFSNPAHFFHQARVLAEEQGGFWANQFENPANGDYHYETTGPEIWEQCEGRVDIVVASVGSGGTMSGISRYLKEQNPAVRVVLVDPPGSGLFHFVRDGKMEGPGSSITEGIGIMRLTENFRRARVDEAMRLGDQEMVEMLYHLAREDALVVGTSAALNVRAAWELARRHRGEGLRIVTLLCDHGSRYASKVFNPEFLASKQLQVKPLPVD from the coding sequence ATGGCGCCTCGCATCGGTACGCTTTGGGACTCCGTTGGTAATACGCCCTTGCTTCGCATCGGCTCGCTGAGCCGGCAGACGGGGTGTGAAATCCTCGCGAAGGCCGAGTTCATGAACCCCGGCGGCAGCATCAAGGACCGCGCCGCCAAGGGGATGATTCAGCGCGCGGAGGCGCAGGGCCTGCTCGAGCCCGGCGGCGCCATCTTCGAGGGGACGGCGGGCAACACCGGCATTGGCCTGGGGCTGCTGGGCCGCGAGCGCGGCTACCGCGTCGTGGTGACGATGCCGGACAACCAGGCGCGCGAGAAGTACGAGCTGCTCGAGGCCATGGGCGTGGAGGTCCGCAAGGTGCCCGCGGTGCCCTTCTCCAACCCGGCGCACTTCTTCCACCAGGCCCGCGTGCTGGCGGAAGAGCAGGGCGGCTTCTGGGCGAACCAGTTCGAGAACCCGGCCAACGGCGACTACCACTACGAGACCACGGGGCCCGAAATCTGGGAGCAGTGCGAGGGGCGCGTGGACATCGTCGTCGCGTCGGTGGGCAGCGGCGGGACGATGTCCGGCATCAGCCGCTACCTGAAGGAGCAGAACCCCGCGGTGCGCGTGGTGCTGGTGGATCCTCCGGGCTCGGGGCTCTTCCACTTCGTGCGCGACGGGAAGATGGAAGGGCCCGGTTCCTCCATCACCGAGGGCATCGGCATCATGCGCCTCACGGAGAACTTCCGCCGCGCGCGCGTGGACGAGGCCATGCGCCTGGGCGACCAGGAGATGGTGGAGATGCTCTACCACCTGGCCCGCGAGGACGCGCTGGTGGTGGGGACCTCCGCGGCCCTCAACGTGCGGGCCGCGTGGGAGCTGGCGCGCCGTCACCGGGGAGAGGGCCTGCGCATCGTCACCCTCCTGTGCGACCACGGGAGCCGCTACGCGTCGAAGGTGTTCAACCCGGAGTTCCTCGCGTCCAAGCAGCTCCAGGTGAAGCCGCTGCCCGTGGACTGA
- a CDS encoding DUF4123 domain-containing protein has protein sequence MSEPVPQLPGLLKWVRQATEEAPTSALYAILDGARAPNIHRLVLNCGLTHSCLYAGKLPPELVEVAPYLVQLRPGAPATEQLIAAGWGKSWGIFVQSPAHPDALRRHLRRFLKVKDANGKALVFRYYDPRVLRVYLPTCTDGELDFLFGPIEQYFAESEDGNSMLAYARRPEDAPLDAPPLSILPTPLV, from the coding sequence GTGAGCGAACCGGTCCCCCAACTCCCTGGGTTGTTGAAGTGGGTGCGTCAGGCCACCGAGGAGGCGCCCACGTCGGCGCTCTACGCCATCCTGGATGGCGCCCGCGCCCCCAACATCCACCGGTTGGTGCTCAACTGCGGGCTGACGCACTCCTGCCTCTACGCGGGGAAGCTGCCTCCGGAGCTGGTGGAGGTGGCGCCCTACCTGGTGCAGTTGAGGCCCGGCGCGCCCGCGACGGAGCAGTTGATCGCCGCCGGCTGGGGCAAGAGCTGGGGCATCTTCGTGCAGAGCCCCGCGCACCCGGACGCGCTGCGCCGGCACCTGCGGCGCTTCCTCAAGGTCAAGGACGCCAACGGCAAGGCGCTCGTGTTCCGCTACTACGACCCGCGCGTGCTGCGCGTCTACCTGCCCACCTGCACGGACGGCGAGCTGGACTTCCTCTTCGGCCCCATCGAGCAGTACTTCGCCGAATCCGAGGATGGCAACAGCATGCTCGCCTATGCGCGCCGTCCCGAGGACGCGCCGCTGGACGCGCCGCCGCTCTCCATCCTCCCGACGCCGCTCGTCTGA
- a CDS encoding sensor histidine kinase yields MASAIGSPSPERRARPRLWLVFAAVGVAGFMLTLAGLAFVRVYDNQLIRQTESELIAQGAVIAEVFRDRLRDAEPPDTFGRERTAPWPFPIPDDTRLRPILPSLRAADAPLPAGDTPKASRVPAEPLSQAAGQRLTPLLEQVRAATLAGIRVVDTEGVVVASSSAALLGATLADRLEVQRALRGEPVSVLRRRYAEPEDTPLASLSRDTGIRVSVALPVLEGDRVWGAVVLTRTPMTFAKATYADRWNLTATGFVLLGVVALMSLAAGALVGRPLRALMRQTRAIAASDPAGFEPVARPVVAELAELSESLAGMATALRDRNQYIRSFAANVSHEFKTPLASIQGAVELLRDSADAMTPEQRARFLANVDADARRLTRLVQRLLELARADSMTATSARTEVAPVLDALATRVRAEGVSNLQVSAPPSGLKVALPQEVLDDVLWQLVTNARQHGGEDVQLHLAVEQEDETSTVRVLVRDTGRGISEANRARIFDAFFTTARERGGTGLGLTISQSMLRAFGARLELLPATDVGTTFAVVAPLPRLQRK; encoded by the coding sequence ATGGCCTCGGCTATCGGCTCGCCCTCCCCTGAGCGCCGCGCGCGCCCGCGCCTGTGGCTCGTGTTCGCCGCCGTGGGCGTCGCGGGCTTCATGCTCACCTTGGCGGGGCTCGCCTTCGTGCGCGTCTACGACAACCAGCTCATCCGGCAGACGGAGTCGGAGCTGATCGCCCAGGGCGCGGTCATCGCGGAGGTCTTCCGAGATCGACTGCGGGACGCCGAGCCGCCCGACACCTTCGGCCGCGAGCGCACCGCCCCGTGGCCCTTCCCCATCCCCGACGACACGCGGCTGCGGCCCATCCTCCCATCGCTCCGTGCCGCGGACGCGCCGCTGCCCGCCGGGGACACGCCCAAGGCCTCGCGCGTCCCCGCCGAACCGCTGTCCCAGGCCGCGGGGCAGCGCCTGACGCCGCTGCTCGAACAGGTCCGCGCCGCCACCCTGGCCGGCATCCGCGTGGTGGACACGGAGGGCGTGGTGGTGGCCAGCAGCAGCGCCGCGCTCCTGGGTGCCACGCTGGCGGACCGCCTCGAGGTCCAACGCGCCCTGCGCGGCGAGCCCGTCAGCGTGCTGCGCCGCCGGTACGCCGAGCCCGAGGACACCCCGCTGGCCTCCCTCAGCCGCGACACGGGCATCCGCGTCTCCGTGGCCCTGCCCGTCCTGGAAGGAGACCGCGTCTGGGGCGCGGTGGTGCTGACACGCACGCCCATGACGTTCGCCAAGGCGACGTACGCGGACCGGTGGAACCTCACCGCCACGGGCTTCGTGCTGCTCGGCGTGGTGGCGCTGATGTCCCTGGCCGCCGGCGCGCTGGTGGGCCGGCCCCTGCGCGCGTTGATGCGGCAGACGCGCGCCATCGCCGCGAGCGACCCCGCCGGCTTCGAGCCTGTGGCCCGCCCCGTCGTCGCCGAGTTGGCCGAGCTGTCCGAATCGCTGGCCGGCATGGCCACCGCGCTGAGAGACCGGAACCAGTACATCCGCTCCTTCGCGGCCAACGTGTCCCACGAGTTCAAGACGCCGCTGGCCTCCATCCAGGGCGCGGTGGAGCTGCTGCGAGACAGCGCGGACGCCATGACGCCGGAGCAGCGCGCGCGGTTCCTCGCCAACGTGGACGCGGATGCCCGAAGACTCACCCGGCTGGTCCAGCGCCTCCTCGAGCTGGCCCGCGCGGACTCCATGACGGCCACGTCCGCCCGGACCGAAGTGGCGCCGGTGCTGGACGCGCTCGCCACCCGAGTCCGCGCAGAGGGGGTGTCCAACCTCCAGGTATCGGCGCCTCCTTCGGGACTGAAAGTGGCGCTGCCGCAAGAGGTCCTCGACGACGTGCTGTGGCAGCTCGTCACCAACGCGCGCCAGCATGGCGGAGAAGACGTCCAGCTCCATCTCGCGGTGGAGCAGGAGGACGAAACCTCCACCGTGCGAGTCCTCGTGCGGGACACCGGCCGAGGCATCTCCGAAGCGAACCGGGCGCGCATCTTCGACGCTTTCTTCACCACCGCCCGTGAGCGCGGCGGCACGGGACTGGGCCTGACGATTTCGCAGTCCATGCTCCGGGCCTTCGGTGCGCGGTTGGAGCTCCTGCCCGCGACGGACGTGGGGACCACCTTCGCGGTGGTGGCCCCCCTGCCCCGGCTTCAGCGGAAGTAG
- a CDS encoding response regulator transcription factor, producing MAERLNVLVVDDDPHLREIVRFALEQGGFRVEEAADGRAALAQVDRALPALIVLDIMMPELDGLAVCREVRRKHELPIVFLSSRDDEVDRILGLELGGDDYLTKPFSPRELVARVKAVLRRARPTPAPEPEAPTSRMQERGPLRMDAERWRAWWSGTEVVLTVTEFQLLATLLRVPGKVFTRDELMTRVYDDVVVSDRTIDSHVRRVRQKFASAGGEVIETVHGLGYRLALP from the coding sequence GTGGCCGAGCGTCTCAATGTCCTGGTCGTCGACGATGATCCCCACCTGAGGGAAATCGTCCGCTTCGCCCTGGAGCAAGGTGGCTTCCGGGTGGAGGAGGCCGCTGACGGCCGCGCCGCCCTGGCGCAGGTGGACCGGGCACTTCCAGCGCTCATCGTCCTGGACATCATGATGCCGGAGCTCGACGGGCTCGCCGTCTGCCGCGAGGTCCGGCGCAAGCACGAGCTGCCCATCGTCTTCCTCTCCTCGCGAGACGACGAGGTCGACCGCATCCTCGGCCTGGAGCTGGGGGGCGACGACTACCTGACCAAACCCTTCAGCCCCCGGGAGCTGGTGGCCCGCGTGAAGGCGGTGCTGCGGCGTGCCCGGCCTACGCCGGCGCCGGAGCCCGAGGCGCCCACCTCGCGCATGCAGGAGCGCGGGCCGCTGCGCATGGACGCCGAGCGCTGGCGCGCCTGGTGGAGCGGCACCGAGGTGGTGCTCACCGTGACGGAGTTCCAACTGCTGGCCACGCTGCTCCGCGTGCCCGGCAAGGTCTTCACCCGCGACGAGCTGATGACGCGCGTCTACGACGACGTGGTGGTCAGCGACCGGACCATTGACAGCCACGTGCGCCGGGTCCGGCAGAAGTTCGCGTCCGCGGGCGGAGAAGTCATCGAGACGGTGCATGGCCTCGGCTATCGGCTCGCCCTCCCCTGA
- a CDS encoding GNAT family N-acetyltransferase, translating to MTTSTTRAEIDESNAQYRGAWRLFALGSKAGEVVERSDIYITACHVTWSMMNAAFLREPVETEQALAASAASAARYFAAGKHGWCFVINDDWLAPAVRESAPSILAWYGLKADISVTGMVADGLQPPTRALPSFDVRAVSDAWGRQAVADINSTSYDVPRHFGREAFDEETLYGRDCRGFVACRNDEAAASTLVMRVDQAAYVALVATLPQLRRQGAAEAAMRHALEKAQQDWGIQRTVLHATDAGQPVYTRLGYRPVTRFRMYMAPPPGQH from the coding sequence ATGACCACCTCCACCACTCGAGCCGAGATTGACGAATCCAACGCTCAATACCGCGGTGCATGGAGACTGTTCGCGCTGGGCAGCAAGGCCGGGGAGGTCGTGGAACGCTCCGACATCTACATCACCGCCTGCCACGTCACCTGGTCGATGATGAACGCGGCCTTCCTGCGCGAGCCCGTCGAGACGGAGCAGGCACTCGCGGCCTCCGCTGCCTCGGCCGCCCGTTACTTCGCCGCGGGCAAGCACGGTTGGTGCTTCGTCATCAACGACGACTGGCTGGCCCCCGCCGTGCGCGAAAGCGCGCCCTCCATCCTCGCCTGGTATGGCCTCAAGGCCGACATCAGCGTCACCGGAATGGTCGCGGACGGACTGCAACCGCCCACCCGTGCCCTGCCCTCATTTGACGTGCGCGCGGTATCGGATGCCTGGGGCCGCCAGGCCGTGGCCGACATCAACTCAACCTCGTACGACGTCCCTCGACACTTCGGCCGTGAGGCCTTCGACGAGGAAACGCTCTACGGCCGAGACTGCCGGGGCTTCGTCGCGTGCCGGAATGACGAAGCCGCGGCCAGCACGTTGGTGATGCGCGTGGACCAGGCCGCCTACGTCGCGCTGGTCGCGACCCTGCCCCAGCTCCGCCGTCAGGGCGCCGCCGAGGCCGCGATGCGGCACGCCTTGGAGAAGGCCCAGCAGGACTGGGGCATCCAGCGCACCGTCCTCCACGCCACGGACGCCGGCCAGCCTGTCTATACCCGCCTGGGCTACCGGCCGGTGACGCGCTTCCGCATGTACATGGCCCCGCCTCCGGGCCAACACTGA
- a CDS encoding DUF692 domain-containing protein → MTHAAPEAWTLPWRGLGLSSNLSVADVPQPYRMLDESPGLFDYVEYSAPLSLEASKAHASLFPEMWRRRHEVPVLFHPVHLNLWGPALEPAQALMDLEAHARAVESPWVGNDVGWWHVEGQPFPGYLYFTPPFNEAGLEECVTHALHVQRHLSRPLALENPAVLARRGHWHVLDFMAKLHARTGLPLLLDLGHLFSHQLSAGLPLESGLDGFPLDQVIELHIAGGVVTHRGARSFYVDDHTQPVREELFTLLASLIPRCPSLRAVTFEGDGHPPEVALASLRRLRKLVPAGARPPLTLRVPEAVDVPPLTEGSQPWALFDAGYAAAPASSVEDEAGTVADQDFRLAVVAEVLDREWPLTRLLLAGTRESLAAFTGSKEFRKTFAAGGRSPGQAFASWAMRRLREQKEEGASAVLTLEMLLPSLFMRRVPAPGPGQVGLAEDVRLGSLPVDLSELVYAARAVRRHLTARAWASGALELSGLETLLQVSRRPEPGPWTFIARRRSGGTELTSASGGLVGFLGKLAAQAVTEAEVDPLLVAEARERGLIRRG, encoded by the coding sequence ATGACGCATGCGGCGCCCGAAGCGTGGACACTGCCCTGGCGGGGCCTGGGCCTGAGCAGCAACCTGAGCGTGGCGGACGTGCCGCAGCCCTACCGGATGTTGGACGAATCACCCGGCCTCTTCGACTACGTGGAGTACAGCGCGCCGCTGTCGCTGGAGGCGTCGAAGGCGCACGCGTCGCTGTTCCCGGAGATGTGGCGCCGTCGGCACGAGGTGCCCGTGTTGTTCCACCCCGTCCACCTCAACCTCTGGGGCCCCGCACTGGAGCCCGCACAGGCCTTGATGGACCTGGAGGCCCACGCGCGCGCCGTGGAGAGCCCGTGGGTGGGCAACGACGTGGGGTGGTGGCATGTCGAGGGCCAGCCCTTTCCCGGCTACCTCTACTTCACGCCGCCGTTCAACGAGGCAGGGCTGGAGGAATGCGTCACGCACGCGCTCCACGTGCAGCGGCACCTGTCCAGGCCGCTCGCGCTGGAGAACCCCGCGGTGCTGGCGCGGCGCGGGCACTGGCACGTGCTCGACTTCATGGCGAAGCTTCACGCGCGCACCGGCCTGCCGCTGCTCCTGGACCTGGGGCACCTGTTCAGCCATCAGTTGTCCGCGGGCCTGCCGCTGGAGTCGGGGCTGGATGGCTTCCCGCTCGACCAGGTCATCGAACTGCACATCGCGGGCGGCGTCGTCACGCACCGGGGCGCGCGCAGCTTCTACGTGGATGACCACACGCAGCCCGTGCGCGAGGAGCTGTTCACGCTGCTGGCGTCACTGATTCCCCGCTGCCCGTCCCTGCGCGCCGTCACCTTCGAAGGGGATGGCCATCCGCCCGAGGTCGCGCTGGCGTCGTTACGCCGGCTGCGCAAGCTGGTCCCTGCGGGGGCGCGTCCGCCGCTCACGCTTCGCGTGCCGGAGGCCGTCGACGTGCCACCGCTGACGGAGGGCAGCCAGCCCTGGGCGTTGTTCGACGCCGGTTATGCCGCGGCGCCCGCCAGCTCCGTGGAGGACGAGGCGGGGACCGTGGCCGACCAGGATTTCCGCCTGGCCGTGGTCGCCGAGGTCCTGGACCGGGAGTGGCCGCTCACACGCCTGTTGCTCGCCGGGACGCGGGAGTCGCTGGCGGCCTTCACGGGCTCGAAGGAGTTCCGGAAGACTTTCGCGGCAGGCGGGCGTTCGCCGGGGCAGGCCTTCGCCTCCTGGGCCATGCGCCGCCTTCGAGAGCAGAAGGAGGAGGGGGCCTCCGCGGTGCTGACGCTGGAGATGCTCCTGCCCTCCCTGTTCATGCGGCGGGTGCCCGCGCCGGGGCCTGGGCAGGTGGGGCTGGCCGAGGACGTGCGGCTGGGGTCACTCCCGGTGGACCTGTCCGAGCTCGTCTATGCCGCTCGCGCCGTGCGCCGCCACCTCACGGCCCGCGCGTGGGCGAGCGGCGCCTTGGAGCTGTCGGGCCTGGAGACGTTGCTCCAGGTGTCGCGGCGTCCAGAGCCGGGGCCGTGGACCTTCATCGCCCGGCGCAGGTCCGGAGGGACGGAGCTGACGAGCGCGTCTGGAGGATTGGTGGGATTCCTTGGAAAACTGGCGGCGCAGGCCGTGACAGAGGCGGAGGTGGACCCCTTGCTCGTGGCCGAGGCGCGCGAGCGAGGGCTGATCCGCCGAGGTTAG
- the udk gene encoding uridine kinase, protein MASPLVVGIAGGTASGKTTVARKVREALADCRVAFIDQDSYYRDLKDLPLAERREVNFDHPDAFDRELLVQHLKALKSGQPIQKPVYDFVTSSRLPQTKNVEPGDIILIEGILVLHMKEVRDEMDVKIYVDADDDLRILRRLTRDIKDRGRDFDHVVSQYLRHVRPMHMGFVEPSKHFADIIIPHGGNNEIAIGMLVGALRGKLSGPTARE, encoded by the coding sequence ATGGCGTCCCCCCTTGTCGTCGGAATTGCGGGCGGCACCGCGTCCGGCAAGACCACCGTTGCTCGCAAGGTTCGCGAGGCACTGGCTGACTGCCGCGTGGCCTTCATTGATCAGGACTCGTACTACCGGGACCTGAAGGACCTCCCGCTGGCGGAACGGCGCGAGGTGAACTTCGATCACCCGGACGCCTTCGACCGGGAGCTGCTCGTGCAGCACCTGAAGGCGTTGAAGTCCGGTCAGCCCATCCAGAAGCCCGTCTACGATTTCGTGACGTCGTCCCGTCTGCCTCAGACGAAGAACGTCGAGCCCGGCGACATCATCCTCATCGAAGGCATCCTCGTCCTCCACATGAAGGAGGTCCGGGATGAGATGGACGTGAAGATCTACGTCGACGCGGATGACGACCTGCGCATCCTTCGGCGCCTCACGCGCGACATCAAGGACCGCGGCCGCGACTTCGACCACGTGGTGAGTCAGTACCTGCGCCACGTGCGGCCCATGCACATGGGCTTCGTGGAGCCGTCCAAGCACTTCGCGGACATCATCATCCCGCACGGCGGCAACAACGAGATCGCCATCGGCATGTTGGTGGGCGCCCTTCGCGGGAAGCTCTCCGGCCCCACGGCGCGCGAGTAG